A genome region from Sceloporus undulatus isolate JIND9_A2432 ecotype Alabama chromosome 1, SceUnd_v1.1, whole genome shotgun sequence includes the following:
- the EEF1B2 gene encoding elongation factor 1-beta, whose protein sequence is MGFGDLKSPAGLHLLNTFLADKSYIEGYVPSQADVAVFEAVGAPPPAELFHALRWYNHIKSYEKQKASLPGVKKALGKYGPADVEDTTGAGGDSKDDDDIDLFGSDEEEESEEAKRLREERLAQYESKKAKKPALVAKSSILLDVKPWDDETDMAKLEECVRSIQADGLVWGSSKLVPVGYGIKKLQIQCVVEDDKVGTDMLEEKITAFEDYVQSMDVAAFNKI, encoded by the exons ATGGGCTTTGGGGACTTGAAATCTCCCGCTGGGCTCCATCTCCTGAACACCTTCTTGGCGGACAAGAGCTACATCGAGGG GTATGTCCCATCCCAGGCAGATGTTGCAGTGTTTGAAGCAGTTGGAGCTCCCCCTCCTGCAGAGCTGTTCCATGCCCTCCGGTGGTACAACCACATTAAGTCCTATGAAAAACAAAAGGCAAG TTTGCCTGGAGTGAAGAAGGCTTTGGGGAAATATGGTCCTGCAGATGTTGAAGACACAACAGGTGCCGGTGGAGACAGCAAAGACGATGATGATATTGATCTCTTTGGCTCTGATGAAGAGGAG GAAAGTGAAGAAGCAAAAAGATTAAGGGAAGAGCGACTTGCTCAGTATGAATCAAAGAAAGCCAAAA AACCAGCACTAGTTGCCAAGTCGTCCATTTTGTTGGATGTGAAGCCATGGGATGATGAGACGGACATGGCCAAACTGGAAGAGTGTGTTAGAAGCATCCAAGCTGATGGCTTGGTTTGGGGATCCT CCAAACTGGTTCCAGTTGGTTATGGAATCAAGAAGCTTCAGATTCAGTGTGTGGTTGAAGATGACAAAGTTGGAACTGATATGTTGGAAGAGAAGATCACTGCTTTTGAAGATTATGTACAATCAATGGACGTAGCTGCTTTCAACAAAATTTAA
- the LOC121925713 gene encoding NADH-ubiquinone oxidoreductase 75 kDa subunit, mitochondrial-like yields MLRLPAVRKALTGVTYSAQGCVRTTATAASNLIEVFVDGHPVLVPPGTTVLQACEKVGMQIPRFCYHDRLSVAGNCRMCLVEIEKAPKPVAACAMPVMKGWNILTNSEKSRKAREGVMEFLLANHPLDCPICDQGGECDLQDQSMMFGSDRSRFLEGKRAVEDKNLGPLVKTIMTRCIQCTRCIRFASEIAGVDDLGTTGRGNEMQVGTYIEKMFMSELSGNVIDICPVGALTSKPYAFTARPWETRKTESIDVLDAVGSNIVVSTRTGEVMRILPRLHEDINEEWISDKTRFAYDGLKRQRLVQPMIKNEEGLFTYVSWEDALSHVAGVVRTFASNSKLPEYLQNSPSN; encoded by the exons ATGTTGCGACTTCCTGCTGTCCGCAAGGCCTTGACTGGTGTCACTTACTCTGCTCAGGGATGTG TACGCACAACAGCTACTGCAGCCAGCAACCTGATAGAGGTTTTTGTTGATGGGCATCCTGTGTTGGTACCTCCAGGAACCACAGTACTTCAG gCATGTGAAAAGGTTGGAATGCAGATCCCCCGTTTTTGCTATCATGACCGATTGTCTGTAGCTGGAAACTGCAGGATGTGTCTTGTGGAGATAGAGAAGGCCCCCAAG CCAGTAGCTGCTTGTGCCATGCCAGTGATGAAGGGCTGGAACATTCTGACAAATTCTGAGAAGTCCAGGAAAGCAAG AGAAGGTGTAATGGAGTTCTTGTTGGCAAACCACCCATTGGATTGTCCCATTTGTGATCAGGGAGGGGAATGTGACCTTCAG GACCAGTCAATGATGTTTGGCAGTGATAGGAGCAGATTCCTGGAAGGCAAACGTGCAGTTGAAGACAAGAACCTTGGCCCACTAGTGAAAACGATAATGACCCGGTGTATACAGTGTACCCGGTGTATCAG GTTTGCAAGTGAGATTGCAGGGGTTGATGATCTGGGAACCACAGGCAGAGGAAATGAGATGCAAGTTGGGACTTACATTGAAAAAATGTTCATGTCTGAATTATCAGGCAATGTGATTGATATTTGTCCAGTAGGTGCCCTTACTTCCAAGCCGTATGCCTTTACTGCTCGACCTTGGGAGACAAG GAAAACTGAGTCCATTGACGTTCTTGATGCTGTAGGGAGTAACATTGTGGTGAGCACTCGAACTGGAGAAGTCATGAGAATTTTGCCAAGATTACATGAGGATATCAATGAAGAATGGATTTCTGATAAGACAAG ATTTGCTTATGATGGTCTGAAACGACAGCGTCTTGTTCAGCCAATGATAAAGAATGAAGAAGGACTATTCACTTATGTGTCTTGGGAAGATGCCTTGAGCCatgtggcaggagtggtaagaaCATTTGCTTCTAACAGCAAACT TCCAGAGTATCTTCAGAACTCTCCTTCAAATTAG